A segment of the Candidatus Nitrososphaera gargensis Ga9.2 genome:
AACCTTAATTATTTACCTACACTAACAACATGCAACCAACAAAACGTCCGCTAAATAGGTAGAAGGACCCTCCGTATCAATTAGGGGTATTTGGGGCCCCTGCGATAGGAGGACGACCCTACCTAATTATAGACACACATATAGAGTCTCCATACAGAACGTAGCGTCAAAATGCTTTAATCCGATTTCACCCGACCGTCGCCATTGGATCTGATTGAGGAGTCTACCAAGATCCTGTCGGCCGCGCTGGAAGGCGCGTCGCGCGCCAGAATCGCGGCGCTGCAGCAACACCTAAAGCATAACGAGATAGAATGGCTGCTGAAAATGCTCGTAGACAGGAAGCTGCTCGAGATGGACTCGACATCATCTTCAGCCTACTACTGGACTACCGTCAACGGCGTCAAGCTTTTAGAGATCCGGTTCAACATGGAGCGGATGCTGCAGGCGCAAAAAAGCCTAGTTTGAGCGCCTCTTTCTCGGCTCCATCAGCCCCATCAGCTGGTAGCCGTATTCCAGATTGTGCTTGACGTGGTTTATCCCGTGCGTCCCATGCGGGACGAACTTGCCATCGAGGACGTTTTCGATGTAGGTCTTGGCTTTTCTTATCGAGTTAATGGCGTGCTGCAGCTGGTTGTCGGTCAGTTTGCGCCCAAGCTCCTTTTCAACCTCCTTCTTGAAGGCTGCCGGGCTTGATAGCAGTTTGCTGTACTTTTGCAGGCGCTTGTAGTTTAGCGAAAGATCGGTTATCTTTTTGATGTCTGCTGCTTGCAGGCCGGCAAGCGACTGCTCAAGGTCCTTCCGCGGCCTGCCTGTGATGTGCACGAGGTTTTCCACCAGCTCGTCGCTGTACGAGGGCAGATCCTGTGAGGCAGATGATGCCGGCTTTTCGCTTGTCGGAGTTCCGACATAGGTTGCAGCAGGGTCTTCCAGTATCGCAGTTGACTTTCTTTCCTGATAATATCTATCTAGGCTATAGACTCCGACTGCCTCTCCTCTGGTATCAACCCCCTTGTCAAGTGCAGAAATAGTATCGACAATGATCCGGGGGTAGTGCAGCTTCACCCTGTCATCTGACTTTTGGTAGTTCTCCATGATGTCGACGTAAATGTGAAAAGTGGCGTCGTTGACCGCCTTTGCACCGGCCCTCTTTGAATCGACGCCCTTTGCAGCCACCGTCAAAAAGTCGCACATTTCGGATTGGGAGAACAGCCGGCCGCTGACTGCGCACGAGTCGGCTATTGCCTTGGCCGCGGTTATCCACTTGCCGTACGTGTTCACTGTGCCAAGTGGGACACTTCCTACAAATTCAACCGCCTTTTTTCGCACCTCAGGGTCGTCGATCTTGAGCAGGTCAAGGCATGCAGTAAGCACGTTGCCCAAGGATGGAGAGGAAGAAAAAGACTGGCTTTCGTTTGGCTCTTGGAGGGATGGCGAAGGATGCTGCTTGCTGTTGTTAGCGGAAGGATGAGAAACCATTGTCAAGGCTAATAGGCAAAAATCATGCCTTAAAGCTTTCGCAGGCACCCTGCCATTCGACACCAGTCGGAGAACAAGGCTTTTTACGTAGGCGGCTGGAACTAGCAGGTTGATGGACACCCTTGAAGCCATTTTTTCAATGCAGAAGGAACTTGCATCCATGATGGACCTATCTCGCTATCCAACTTCGGCCGAGGGCAGGGTTTCGGCGCTTTCGACTGCGATAATCCACGAAGCGGTGGAGCTCCAGCGGCTTACGAGCTGGAAGTGGTGGAAAAAGCCGGCAGCCTTTGACAGCATGGCGGCAAAGGAGGAACTTATCGACATCTGGCATTTTGTCGTCCAGGCATCGATAGAGCTTGGCATGAGCCCGGCCGACATACTGGAGGAATACAAGAAAAAGAACAAGGTCAACCGCGATAGGCAGGCTTCAGGCTACTAGTAGCTTCTCAATATCAGTGGTGCCTATCATGTCCAAGATTTCGACCTGTTGCCTGAATGCATCCACATCGCCGGCTGGCGACTCTAATATCGGGTACGGCCCCAGTGCGCCGACTATCCTGCCATTCCTGTCTATGCCGTTTCTGGCAAGCGCAAGCAGGGCCTGACCCGCCCTGTGCCCCTTGACCTCTTTGCCGCAGACGATTATGCGCCTAAGCTCTGGATGATCGAGCGCAAACTTGATCATCGCGTCGATGCCCCTGTTCTCCGAGAGGAGCCGGCCGGCTATTGCGATCTTGTTCATAACAGGATCAGACTTGGATAGCTTTTCCAAGAGATCCATGCTTGACAGAGTGCATATCGCCAGCTCCTTTCCCATGCCAAGGTGGTATTCGTGCTTGATCGGCAGCACGGCTTCACACACCTTACCGGCCACATCGTCGAGTTTTTTCCGGATGCCCATTATTATTAGAGTCCCCAGCTGACCTTGCTTATCGGAGTCATCTTGAGGAATGGCGCTTCGCCTTCCTTCCATGGATCCCGTCTCACCCATTCAAAGCGATCGTGGAATATCTTGTAAAGCCTTGCAAATTCCTTCCCTTTTTCGATTATCTCTGCCTTCCCCTGGATGCACACGGCCTTGTTGCCAACAGAGCTGTAGATGTCAACTGCCAGAGCCACGCGGTTGTTCGCCTTGATGTTTTCGTACTTTTTTGTTTCATAGTCGGTTGCAATGTAAAAGGCGCCGTCCTCAAAAACGTACGACACTGGCGTAATGTGCGGAATGTTGTCATGGCATGTTGCTATCCTGCATGCCTCGTTACGTTCCAGAAACTCGCGCTCTGCCTTGCTGAAGGTCACTCTGCCCAACAGAAGAATCTGGAAATTCCTGCTATTTATAGACGCGTGTTTGAACTCATTAAATAACATGTCTGCGTAGCAATTGCAATGGCATCCAGAGCGAACGTTGCTCAGGTGAGATGCTCGGTCTGTGGAAAGACCTTTCTGACGCAGCAGGAGGCCGACGAGCACACAAAGCGCGACCACGTGCAGCAAACGAGCCCCGCCGGCGTAAGCTAAGAGCCACCACTAGTTTTTTTGTCACTTCTCCACCTGCTGAATCTTACCATGAACACGCCGGCTGCGATTATCAGCAACGTAACTGCAAGGAACCCCGGCTGCACTATTGCGGCTAGTTGCTCCGGCGCCGTCGAAGTGTAGGAGCACCTTTCTTTACTATCTTCGCACTCTTTGATCACTGGGAACGCCAGCAGAACGACTACGAACGCCACCAAGAGTGCGACTCCGGCCGATGACACTATCGCGCCAGACTTGGCAAGCACTTCAAGCGACAATCAGCAATATGCTGCTCATGGGCGCTTGATTAAAGTTCCGCAGGGTCGAGTGTGGCAAAGCGGTACGAATCATCCTTCCGCACCCGCTTGAAGCGGCTATCAAAGTACAGAAAGGGCTTGTCCTTGTAGACATGCTTGTCCCACAGGTCGTGAACCTTGCCAAAATAGTCCTTTTTCGTCTTGCCCTTCATCCGGAGAAGCTCATGCGCAAGGACGTGCGACACCCGGGGGCAGTTATTATCCGCATAGAACACATAGCGCTCTGTCTCAGAGACGCCGCTGTCCGGCCTCTGCCACCATGCCATCCCGATGTTCTCTGCCGTGTATCCCTCGGTATTACAGTCAGTCCAGAACGGCTTGAAATATGCAAGGTAAAAGTGGTAAATATCGTTTCCTCTTTCAGAGTGGTCCCTTACAAGGTATGCAAGCGACATCCTGTCAAACAGCTTGCCCGGGATCACGGGCAGGATGTCGGCTTCGACAGGCAGCTCGACATCGAAATAGCGCTGCGCCCACCACTTGAAGAAACGGGACATAGATGAAACGTAGCCCCAATCCTCCTGCTGTCTCTGCTGCCACTCTTTATTCTTGGCGACATAGATGAAGAAGAGCTTGTCTGCTTTCAACGCTGGCTCAGCCGTCTTTGTGCGTATGATGGCCACCGCAGCTGCACGAGTCATCGCCGCCCACCCAGCCGGTCTTTTTCGGCTGCGGATGGAACTTGCTCATGTGCTTCAATAACTTGTAGTCAGAATCAAAACCCTCGCCGCAGATCGAGCAGTTCTGGAGTATCCGGAATTCTTTCAACGTTCTACGATTAAATTAAAAAGGAATTTAAGCATAACTGCAAGCAGGCAGCGGAATCTACAGTTCATCACATATCTTGGACAATAGGAGCATATTGGCAGTCATCATTCCGCCGCAAAAGCCGGTAGTTTTGATCACATTTTTCACGGTAGGAACAAATGAGGACCACTACCGGAAATAAAAGAGAAATAATAAGTTGTACACATTCGTTATAAAGTGATAATATCGATAGGGTGCAATGATTGATGGATGGCTCACAAGAACCAACCATCAGGAACGAAAAGAAATGCCAAAAAGATGATGACCATTAACGATAAACTTGTCATCTACCTTAATGACGCTTTAGCTATTGAAAATGTCGCTATACCAAGGTTGCAGCAAAGGATAAAGGAAGTCTCCCTGCCCGAAGCAAAAGAGCAATTGAAGCACCACCTTGAAGAAACGAGAGAGCAACAAAGTAGACGAGCAACTTATTTCGAACCTTGGCGGAAAGGCTACCCATGAAGCTGCACTGCTGCCTCTACCTGCGACACCCAAGAGCTTAGCAAACGCAATGAAGCAGTCAGTTATAGAAGCAGAGAAACAGCTGATAGCAGCCAAAGAGGATGTGATAATAGAAAATGCCGAGATTGTATGCACGATACGCTGAGCCAGCTCGCCCAGATTATGGATGTCGGTGATGCAGTGCCAGTATTTGCACAGAATCTTAATGAAGAAAAGGAAATGGCTGATTGGCTAAGAGCGAACCTGCCTGCAATGATAACGCAGCTCTATCCATAGTCTTCGGTTGCCTCTGAAGCTGGCGACAGCCAGACACAACAAGTGGGCGCAGGAACAACTGCTGAAGCGTGATTGATTGATTAAAAACTACGCCAGCCTATTGTTGCGTCGATTCTAGCTTGAGGCAAGGCTTATTGCATTCCGCCTCTTGCGCAAGTAATACTCCAATATAAGTCCAGCGGCGATAGCTCCGCCGGCCACTGCTGCTGTAGTAGCAATGCACATGCGCGCTGGCATTTGTATCCTTCCTTTAACCCCGATATCGTCAGGCATTTCTGCCCGCAGCTCCAAATCTGTTCGAGCAGTTTGCATATCATCATCCCACGTCAGATATTGCCTTTATTGGTTGAGAAAGATGCTTCGGTGCAACGTAAGAAAATAGCAGAAATGAGGCTACTCTGGCTTTCCATTAAGTCACTACCATACCCTTATCATCGATAGCCAGCAAAAGAGCTATTACTTTGAAGAACTGCAAAAGATAGTCAAGTATTACCTGTCCTACCTCTGGGCGTATGTTTTTGCGCCAGTAAAGTCAATGCCTATGCAGGGCTCGTTTCCTTCTACCCATGCATCGTGACCCGGCGGGATTATCGCCACGTCTCCAGGCCCACATTCCATTTCGGTTCCATTGTCCATTCTTACCCTCATTCGCCCAGAAATGATGTACCCGGTATGATGCTGCTGGCAGCTGTCGGTCTTGACTATTGGTTTTACAGATGTTGACCATTTCCACCCCGGTTCAAGCGTGAATCGGCCAATCGATACATCTCCAATATTTGCGATATCCAGCTTACCTTTGTCAAACTTGCGGGTTTCATCTGGCTTGGTGTTAAGGTTTCTTTCTTCCAGCCTTCCCATGCTTTGAGTTGAACTCATATTGTAGGCAGGGTGCAAATGTGCTTTATGGTTACTGGTGTTGTTTACGATAAGATTTCGCTGTCGTCTGCTTTCAGCTACTATCCACGATCTTTTCTGTTTGTCAAAAACAGTTAGAATATTAATTTCAAGCTAGAACTTCTTATGTGGCGGTAATGATGGCCGCAGGCTACGATCCTGTCAAGTACAAGATAAGCTCAATTCAAAACTGGAACACTGTCGCACCCGGCTACCACAGCGACTGGGCAAGCAAGGAAAGGGGCCCCTTCAGGTCGACTGCCGAGCTGATCAAGGCGGCTGACATCAGGTCGGACGACTATGTGCTAGATGTAGCATGCGGCACTGGCGCAGTGTCAATGCATGCTGCGCGGCTGCTTGGGCCTTCAGGGACACTTGTAGGAATTGATTTTTCAAGAGGCGCCCTTGGCATCGCTAAGTCATCTGTCCCGACTGGCCACTTTGCCGAGATGGACGCCGAGAACATTGGATTTGATGTAAAATTTGACAGAATAGTGTGCCAGTATGCCCTGATGTTCTTCCCGGACCCTGTACGGGTTCTTAGCCAGCTCTGGGCACTTTTGAAAAAGGATGACGGCAAGCTTGCAGTAGCGGTCCATGGAATGCCAGAAGGAGTGCCGTACTTTAGCACAGTGATGGAGCCTGTCCTGCGACACATACCGGACATCCGGCCAGAAGGAGCTCCGACGGTTCACCGCTTTGGCAACAAGGCAGACCTGCAAAAAGTGATTGCCAGCGCAGGATTTTCCAAGATCTCGATTGAAGAATTTGTTTTTGAGTGCGAGGCCGGGACCTTTGAAGAGTACTGGTCGGACTATATGTCCACAACGGCAAATTCCATACGAGCCACGATTGAAGGCAGGGGTCTTGGCGTGGTGTCTGCAATAAAGGCCGAGGCAGAAGAGAAGGCGCGCAAGTTCATGAAAGGCGGCAGGATACGGTTTCCATGGCAGGTGCTCATTGCGACTGCGATACGCGCGCAAGACTGATGCCCTCTGTTTCAATAACAGGCGTGTGCAATAAGGACAGAAAAAGCAGATTTTCCTCTACGCCGGCATCAGCTTTGTGGCAGTCGGCATTGCCTCAATAGTTCTAAAGTAACAGTGCGCTATTTCTTTCGAGATCAAATGAGGATAATACATCAGAACCCATAAGAATTTGATAATTGCCTTATGCTTAGATAGCTCAATGAATCATGGGAATGATCCTTCTAGAAATAGCGACAGAGCGCATGGTTATAGACAAGGATGATGAATGTTGCATCCAATTACTAGCTGAAGCGGTCAACAACAGAGCAAAGATAAGAAAAGCCTACAATTCGTTCGTGACGTCTACTTTAACCTGCTTACCTTGGATCTTTACTATTTTTCAACTATCTCTAGAAAAATTGTGATAAGGCATATTTCAGCTATAACTTTTGCCAGCTCTCAAAAGCTCTTTCTAGGCATTCTTTCATAATCTGGTCCAACTGATACTAACGGACCTATTTCGTTGTACAGATTCAAGAATTTGTGGCCCTTATCGCTTGTTTCGTAGACTTGACCAGCCTGATTGTATTCTAGCAGACCATTTTCGATCAGCTGCGACGCGTACTCCTTTAGCTACGCATATGATAGGTACGCTTTGTACATTATTCTTGTCTTCGTTGCGCCCCCGCAGGCAGCTTCTAAAATTTGAGCAGTTATCTCGGTTCTACTTCTATATTTCATATGTTTCAAAATTACAGAACAATACGGTCTAATATGCCATCGGTGTACAATGGGTGTAAACCAAGTTTGTATGAAAACCAAGCCCTACTCACCCTTCCGAGCTTGGCGAATGTTCCCACCCAGGATGTATATATGGGCGGAGTTGTGTACTACAATGATAGTTCAACATGATTGTTATGCAGGATTCATGCTTGTTACTTTTGAAAGTTAAAAACTGAAAATACGAATGGAGAAAGTGAATTGAGCACTGGAAAAAGAACAGGAAAAGCCTTCAATAGACACTACAGCGTGAATAATAAACAACCATCTATCTTGTACCACGTCGAATTCTGATCCAACATACTGGCACTATGACTCTAGACAAAATTGTAATTCCTACGGTGCCCAGAACCAAGCTTGCCAATGGGTTCAACCTACTTTTTCCCATTACTATGTGCCCTATTCTGTTATAGTTTGCATTTGATTTAAAGGATGCCGGGAAATAAGCGTCCAAAGTTTTGGCAGGCAATTCTCCTCTCCAAAAGCCTTGGCTGTAATGAAACAGTTAATTGCGTTATTAGAAGATATAGCATGTATGGGCATCGTAGAATATACTGTCCGTGAATTGTTCAGGGAGCTTGACAAAAGAACGCAGGAGTTCTATGAATATGTGATGCCTGCCGTGGACATGTATGAGGATGGAAATGATTTGGTTGTTGATGTTGATCTGCCCGGTTTTAGAAAGGAAGACATCAGCATTAGAATCGTAGATGGAAACATACTGTCGATCAAAGCAACAAAAAAGCGAGCGCCACCAACAGCAGAGGAACCACTAGGTCCGATACACTACAGACAGAGGCCAGTTCAAATAGACAAGAGGATAGTGTTGCCTATCTCTACGAGAGACGCTGAGAGAGTAACAGGAACAGCAAAGTATGAAAATGGTGTTGTTACATTGAGAATCCCAATTCCCAAAGCAACCGTTGTTCCTATAACGTAGAGAGTAATCAATACAACGGAACGTTGATCAGAGTTTCTGCGCATTGCCTGAAGATCAGGAAGGTTCAGAGAAGGAGAGAAGTAAACCAAGCTCTACTTACCTAAGGATTTAGAGCTGATACCATTGGCTTTCAGGCTTGTGCCTGCCAACCCTCGCTACTTTTCTTGTTAGTAAGAAATACGATAAAGAAAAAAGTTGATTTGATTGGAGCCGGCCCGATTTTTGTTAACAAGTTGAGATCTTGAAAGGATCCATGTGGGAGTTATTCGGTGGAATTATGAGAACAACCTTACACGGATGGTGATTATCAAGTTTTACACCGATTTTAACTTTAACTGTGTCGTCTGTACTTGAGGACACCGACACGCTAGACTGTGAGGACTGGGATTGCGAGCACGTCACAATCGACCCTGAGGATACAGACACGCTGCACTTTGTGGACTGTGAGGACTTGACGACAGACACTGAAGACTCTCCAACGACAGCAGTTGCTGAAACTGTGAAAGCTTCAGGCAGTAGAGCGACTGCTGCAACTAATGCAGATGTGGTGACGGCTGCCACTATGAAAAGAGAGTTTGTCATCATTTCTCTTTCAGACATAATGTATTGGTCTTGACCTTTAAGAGATTCGTCGGATTCTGTTGAATGCTAAACTCTAAAAGTTGATCAATCTAGGTCTTGCTGAAGAATTGCACGACAACATTACATAAGCTCTATGGCCTTGGCGAACGTCAACCAAGAACATAAACTGCTGATGATAAATCCACTTCTCTCCAATACCCCTTTATCTTGTAGGTTCGAACACTATTCTTACGACCGCTAATTGTAGTGTGCTATTTGGCTGCCATACATCCTTTTTACTATATCATCAGAAACACCCGAGGCATTGCGTTTGATCGTCGCATCTATCTTGATCCACATCCAGCCTAGGGTATCAATTTCATGATCCAAGGCCAGAGTCGTTGCATCTTTCATGTTCAGCTTTCTTCTATTATGGATTCAGAGCGAATTAGCAAGTTCAATATTATATTCAGATTCGTCGTTGTAGTGATAAATGATTCCACGAGATTCGTATTATTAGTTCAAAAATATAATTCAATTTCGAAATTCAAAATTTAATTATATTTTTATATTTCAAAATGCAATTACATTTTTGTATAATATTATTCGCCATCGAATAATTCACCATTGCCAGTTGTGGATTCTTAGATGGATAGACCCTAGATAGATAGCGATTGGGACTTGATGATTTTGATACTGTTGCGTCAGACCGATCTTCGAATGGAATTCAAAAACATATTTTGTCGTATCTCCATTGCAAGTAAAAAAGAAGAAAGAAAATGAGGGAGGGTGATAGAGTTATCTACTTTTTGCCTGCGATATTGCTTACGAGCAGTCTGTGAAGCTGTTCCGTCCGCCACCAATGTTGGCCGATGCTGCTGCATTATTGACTGCCGCTACATTTTGCTGACAAGCGCCTGCGTCTTGGAATACAGCGGCTGTTGCGCTGTTGGTGTTGAAAGCTCCGCCTCCACCAACGGTGGCGGTAGCAGTGGCATTTTGTGTGTTGCTGTTGAAGTTTGACTGGTTGATGGTCGTCTGCGCGGCTGCGGCTGCTGGTACGAGTGTGCTTACGAGCACGGTCGTAAGCATGATCATCCTTGTTGTTGGGATCATCGCTCAGTGGTATGGTTGGTCTTGGCGATAAGAAATCCCGCAATACAAGATTCTTATACTTTGAATGCTAACGGCAATGATAATTGTTGTTGGGTAAGGATATTGCATTCAGCTATAGGCTCATTTTTCATAACTTCGTAAATATTCACAGCCCTTTGCAGTGGTGAAATATCTGTTTCTCTCTGCATCATATGCCAATAGTTCGTTTTTCAAGAGAACTGGCAGGTACTCTTTACTAAGTTGAGTATATGAAACGTATGCATAGAACATCATTCTCGTCTTTGTAGTGCCCTCCAAAGCTGAAGTCAGCATTTCTACAATGATATCGTTCCGTGTGCGATTTTTCTTCTTAATGTCTTTAGTCATGCCTAAGACGGCAGCAGCTCGTTAGTTTCGTATTCTGCGTGACTAGTCATGTCTTTGTGATGTACTACCTCAGAATATGCGAAGAATATCATTTTACACATCACGCAAACATACCTCTGCCTTTGCTGTCTTGTGTCATATGATAAATATGATATTCTGCAGAAATAACTTTAATAATTGATACGACCTGTTGTTAGATTTCACATCTAGCAGGCTCAAAAAGCTGCTAATCGTGGCGCGCCACTAGCAATTTTTCACAGATTGATAAGACGATAATAGCCGCGACCTTACTTGCAATAAGACTTTTTTGCTGGCTCTTGCTACATTTACAAATAATAATCTTCCATTCCACCAGTTGTTATTCTTCACTTTAGAAAAGACAGTCAATGAAGGCGATCTTACAGGCAGAACGAACGATTCTAATGGCGCTTCTTCAGATGTACTCCGCACATTAAACTTGATCACATCTATTTTTGTCCATATCGAGCTCAAAGTATCAATTTCATGGTCTAGATGCAAAACGTACAAGGAACTATGATTTTATCCTTCACGCTTTCGCATTCCTTCTTTTATGCACTCTCGCTGAGATCTCAGCCCCAGTGCGATAATCAATAACAATACCATATCTCTGAAAATCATCAACTGACAAGACTTACGGCTGATAATGTGTAAGTGGTATCAGCAGAAATCTCCGACAAACCACATAAATCATTATGTTTTGACAAGTCTGCACGGCAATCACGCCAACAATATCTGCGGCCATCATTTCTCTTGGACTATTGGCACCAGGAATGGCTGTTCCTGCACTCGCTGTGTCTGTGTCAGTCGATGACGGCACAGTATCGATCGAACACGAAGAATTTCTGGTCGATGTCCAAGAAGATAGTACAGTACACATCGAAGCTAGAGATATTGTAGTGGATATAGAAGATAGCAGTGTAAGTGTTGAAACTCCGGAGAAGGGGGAAGAATAGAAGTAGGCCGACATAGAAGAAATTGAAAACCCTCATTTTTCTTTGAATTTATTGAAATAGGTCTTTTGGGTATGCTGCAACAATACTATCTTTAGGTTTCGCAGAGACACGCGTGTCTTATTTTTTGTTCTTCTCCTCCGCTATTTACCAAATACAAACTATTTGCAACATCTCTAGCTCCACCACTAGCTTCTGAGTTTCGGTTATATGGTTAGCGTGTTCCTTTGCACGGATCTTCTTTCTGGTCAATGCTTCTAATGCAATCACATCCCCAGAGGCTTTAGCGTAGCTATCTCCAATTCCAAGCGACTGTTAATAATTGGCGGATTCCGAGTAGTTATCATGCTCATGCGTTTCTATCATCTTTTGAATCGCGACTCTTGTAGGATCGAGCTGGAAAACATCTGGCGTCCAGTGAGAAGAGCTAATTATAACAAAGCTAGCACCATAGGGAGAGAGGTATCCTTTTAGAACGGCTTCATATCACTGATTTCGTATGAACAAGAAGACCATGTTTATCCTGATGGGAGCTGGGCTAGTTGTCTCTGGAATAGTCACTATTATTCTAATATATCAGGGGTTATCCGTAGGAGATGTCTTGGTCTACCAGCCACTAGCAAGCGAGACTGCAGGAGAAATGAACAAGTTCAATCTAGAAGAGATCCATAGCGTTTCTCTTGCAAAGCACGACCATGTTTTACTTACTATGTTGGTGGACAGCCAGCCTGCAGTTGTTCCAGAGGGAATAGGAATGAGCCCGCAGCTGTAGTACGATCACTCGACAAATATGGTCCGTCCGGTATATCGCCCATGCACACCCACGACACCTCCGGCACCACCCATATCGAATCGACCACTCCAAGAGAATACACGGTGGGCGAATTTCTAAAAGTGAGGGGGACGGATCCAAGCATGGTTACAAGGATGACCGTCAATGGAAATGAAGTGGCCGACTTTTTAAACCACGAGATGAAGATAGGTCAAAGGATTCAGATAGAAATCATGACCGCTTCTTCATAACGACCTTTTCCTTTTTTAACTCGCTATGTATCCACATCAAGGTCGATATCGTATAGACTGGCACAAAGTCGCCTACCAGCGGCACAAACTCGGCCATATTGATAAGCGCAGAGCGCTTGCTCCTTGTTATCGCATAAAGCACGCTGGTTACTATGGCGTCTGATATGTCACCTATGACAGGCGTGGCAAAGAGCGGAGCTGCCACATAGTCAAGGGCATCTACTGCCACTGATATCGCAAGTGCAGTTGCAGCCCTTGCCCTGAAGAGAGAGACCAATGGTAATAACAATTGCACAGCATGGCTTATAGTCGTTCATTCATCATCTCGTCTGTTCTGTCCTTTATCTTGTAGGCGACGTTGTGGAGTCCAACTCTTCCTATTTCTGCCCGGCTTTTGCCAACCTTGATTTTTTCTTCAAGCTCTTTTTCTATCTTTTCTTCGACCTTGTCCACGTTTGCGGCCATATGCCTGAATCTAGCTACATCGTATTTATCAGGTTAAAGATGAAAATTATTATTTTATTTGATTACTGCTTGCAGGCTATGGTATAGCGGCTTTAGGTGTGACGGCGAACCTTTGATGTCAAACTTTACGGTCCCTTGGACAGAGACCACTGCTGAACGAAAGATGGT
Coding sequences within it:
- a CDS encoding dUTPase produces the protein MDTLEAIFSMQKELASMMDLSRYPTSAEGRVSALSTAIIHEAVELQRLTSWKWWKKPAAFDSMAAKEELIDIWHFVVQASIELGMSPADILEEYKKKNKVNRDRQASGY
- a CDS encoding tetrahydromethanopterin S-methyltransferase subunit A, translated to MGIRKKLDDVAGKVCEAVLPIKHEYHLGMGKELAICTLSSMDLLEKLSKSDPVMNKIAIAGRLLSENRGIDAMIKFALDHPELRRIIVCGKEVKGHRAGQALLALARNGIDRNGRIVGALGPYPILESPAGDVDAFRQQVEILDMIGTTDIEKLLVA
- a CDS encoding pyridoxamine 5'-phosphate oxidase family protein — encoded protein: MTFSKAEREFLERNEACRIATCHDNIPHITPVSYVFEDGAFYIATDYETKKYENIKANNRVALAVDIYSSVGNKAVCIQGKAEIIEKGKEFARLYKIFHDRFEWVRRDPWKEGEAPFLKMTPISKVSWGL
- a CDS encoding DUF892 family protein — protein: MTINDKLVIYLNDALAIENVAIPRLQQRIKEVSLPEAKEQLKHHLEETREQQSRRATYFEPWRKGYP
- a CDS encoding DUF892 family protein, coding for MHDTLSQLAQIMDVGDAVPVFAQNLNEEKEMADWLRANLPAMITQLYP
- a CDS encoding cupin domain-containing protein → MSSTQSMGRLEERNLNTKPDETRKFDKGKLDIANIGDVSIGRFTLEPGWKWSTSVKPIVKTDSCQQHHTGYIISGRMRVRMDNGTEMECGPGDVAIIPPGHDAWVEGNEPCIGIDFTGAKTYAQR
- a CDS encoding class I SAM-dependent methyltransferase — protein: MMAAGYDPVKYKISSIQNWNTVAPGYHSDWASKERGPFRSTAELIKAADIRSDDYVLDVACGTGAVSMHAARLLGPSGTLVGIDFSRGALGIAKSSVPTGHFAEMDAENIGFDVKFDRIVCQYALMFFPDPVRVLSQLWALLKKDDGKLAVAVHGMPEGVPYFSTVMEPVLRHIPDIRPEGAPTVHRFGNKADLQKVIASAGFSKISIEEFVFECEAGTFEEYWSDYMSTTANSIRATIEGRGLGVVSAIKAEAEEKARKFMKGGRIRFPWQVLIATAIRAQD
- a CDS encoding winged helix-turn-helix domain-containing protein encodes the protein MKYRSRTEITAQILEAACGGATKTRIMYKAYLSYA
- the hsp14 gene encoding archaeal heat shock protein Hsp14, producing the protein MKQLIALLEDIACMGIVEYTVRELFRELDKRTQEFYEYVMPAVDMYEDGNDLVVDVDLPGFRKEDISIRIVDGNILSIKATKKRAPPTAEEPLGPIHYRQRPVQIDKRIVLPISTRDAERVTGTAKYENGVVTLRIPIPKATVVPIT
- a CDS encoding winged helix-turn-helix domain-containing protein, which gives rise to MTKDIKKKNRTRNDIIVEMLTSALEGTTKTRMMFYAYVSYTQLSKEYLPVLLKNELLAYDAERNRYFTTAKGCEYLRSYEK